In Geobacillus kaustophilus, a genomic segment contains:
- a CDS encoding proline--tRNA ligase produces the protein MRQSQAFIPTLREVPADAEVKSHQLLLRAGFIRQSASGVYTFLPLGQRVLQKVEAIIREEMNRIGAMELFMPALQPAELWQQSGRWYSYGPELMRLKDRHERDFALGPTHEEMITAIVRDEVKTYKRLPLVLYQIQTKFRDEKRPRFGLLRGREFMMKDAYSFHTSKESLDETYNDMYNAYSNIFRRCGLNFRAVIADSGAIGGKDTHEFMVLSDIGEDTIAYSDASDYAANIEMAPVVATYEKSDEPPAELKKVATPGQKTIAEVASHLQISPERCIKSLLFNVNGRYVLVLVRGDHEANEVKVKNVLDATVVELATPEETERVMNAPIGSLGPIGVSEDVIVIADHAVAAIVNGVCGANEEGYHYIGVNPGRDFAVSQYADLRFVQEGDPSPDGKGTIRFARGIEVGHVFKLGTKYSEAMNAVYLDENGQTQTMIMGCYGIGVSRLVAAIAEQFADEHGLVWPASVAPFHIHLLTANAKSDEQRALAEEWYEKLGQAGFEVLYDDRPERAGVKFADSDLIGIPLRVTVGKRAGEGVVEVKVRKTGETFDVPVSELVDTARRLLQS, from the coding sequence ATGAGACAAAGTCAAGCATTTATTCCGACGTTGCGTGAAGTGCCGGCGGATGCGGAAGTGAAAAGCCATCAGCTTCTGCTGCGGGCCGGCTTCATTCGTCAAAGCGCAAGCGGCGTCTATACGTTTTTGCCGCTTGGGCAACGTGTTTTGCAAAAAGTGGAAGCTATCATTCGCGAGGAAATGAACCGGATTGGAGCGATGGAGCTCTTCATGCCGGCCTTGCAGCCGGCTGAGCTTTGGCAGCAGTCCGGCCGCTGGTACTCGTACGGGCCGGAGCTGATGCGCTTAAAAGACCGGCACGAGCGCGATTTCGCCCTCGGGCCGACGCATGAGGAAATGATCACGGCGATCGTCCGCGACGAGGTGAAAACGTACAAGCGGCTGCCGCTTGTCTTGTATCAAATCCAAACGAAATTCCGCGATGAAAAGCGTCCGCGTTTTGGGCTGTTGCGCGGCCGCGAGTTCATGATGAAAGACGCCTACTCGTTCCATACGTCAAAAGAGAGCTTGGATGAAACGTACAACGACATGTACAACGCCTATTCGAACATTTTCCGCCGCTGCGGATTAAACTTCCGCGCCGTCATCGCTGACTCGGGAGCGATCGGCGGCAAAGATACGCATGAGTTTATGGTGCTCTCAGACATCGGCGAAGATACGATCGCCTATTCGGACGCGTCGGACTACGCCGCCAACATTGAGATGGCGCCGGTCGTGGCGACGTACGAAAAAAGCGATGAGCCGCCAGCCGAATTAAAAAAAGTGGCAACGCCGGGGCAAAAAACGATCGCTGAAGTCGCTTCGCACTTACAAATATCGCCGGAGCGCTGCATCAAATCGCTTTTGTTCAATGTGAACGGCCGCTATGTGCTCGTTCTCGTCCGCGGCGATCATGAAGCGAACGAGGTAAAGGTGAAAAACGTGCTCGACGCGACGGTCGTCGAATTGGCGACGCCGGAAGAAACGGAGCGGGTGATGAACGCTCCAATCGGCTCGCTCGGCCCGATCGGCGTCAGCGAAGACGTCATAGTGATCGCGGACCATGCTGTCGCCGCCATCGTCAACGGCGTTTGCGGCGCAAACGAGGAAGGCTATCATTACATCGGCGTGAACCCGGGCCGCGATTTTGCCGTCAGCCAGTATGCGGATTTGCGCTTTGTCCAAGAGGGCGACCCGTCTCCGGACGGCAAAGGAACGATCCGCTTCGCCCGCGGCATTGAAGTCGGGCACGTGTTTAAGCTTGGCACGAAATACAGCGAAGCGATGAACGCCGTCTATTTGGATGAAAACGGTCAAACGCAGACGATGATCATGGGTTGCTACGGCATCGGCGTATCAAGATTGGTGGCCGCAATCGCCGAACAGTTTGCCGACGAACACGGGCTTGTGTGGCCGGCTTCGGTCGCCCCGTTTCACATCCATTTGCTTACAGCGAACGCAAAAAGCGATGAACAGCGTGCGTTGGCGGAAGAGTGGTATGAAAAGCTCGGACAGGCTGGGTTTGAAGTGTTGTATGACGACCGCCCCGAACGGGCTGGGGTGAAGTTTGCCGACAGCGATTTGATCGGCATTCCGCTCCGCGTCACCGTCGGCAAGCGAGCGGGCGAAGGCGTTGTGGAAGTAAAAGTGAGGAAAACAGGCGAGACGTTCGATGTGCCGGTCAGCGAGCTTGTCGACACTGCACGCCGTCTCCTTCAATCATGA
- the rseP gene encoding RIP metalloprotease RseP: MVETLESIISFIVVFGALVFFHELGHLLLAKRAGILCREFAIGFGPKVFSFKKNETVYTIRLLPLGGFVRMAGEDPETIELKRGQVVGLLLDENGQVEKIVLNHKDDYPNIRVVEVEEADLEHGMYVTGYTDGERFERFTVKEPAFFVVDRQEIQIAPYHRQFAAKTLGQRTMTILAGPLANFLLSLVVFIIIGLLQGYPVDKPVIGELTPEGAARAAGLKQGDEVIAINGERMETWTEIVNTIRAHPGEPLQFQIERNGKERSVTVTPEAKTVQGETIGLIGVYQPMEKSVLGSIKQGLIETYYWTREIVTGIGQLITGHFHLDMLSGPVGIAVSTGKVAESGIYYLMKWGAILSINLGIVNLLPLPALDGGRLLFFAIEAVRGKPVDRQKEGMVHFIGFALLMLLMLVVTWNDIQKFFL, translated from the coding sequence GTGGTTGAAACGTTGGAATCGATTATTTCATTTATCGTCGTCTTTGGTGCCCTCGTCTTTTTTCATGAGCTCGGCCACTTGCTGCTGGCAAAACGGGCCGGCATTTTGTGCCGCGAATTTGCCATCGGCTTCGGGCCGAAAGTGTTTTCGTTCAAGAAAAACGAAACGGTGTACACGATCCGCCTGCTCCCGCTTGGCGGCTTTGTCCGCATGGCCGGTGAAGACCCGGAGACGATTGAATTGAAGCGGGGGCAAGTCGTCGGCCTTTTGCTTGATGAGAACGGCCAAGTGGAAAAAATCGTCCTCAACCATAAGGACGATTATCCAAATATCCGCGTAGTGGAAGTGGAAGAGGCCGATTTAGAGCATGGCATGTATGTGACCGGCTATACGGACGGCGAGCGGTTCGAGCGGTTTACGGTCAAGGAGCCGGCGTTTTTCGTCGTCGACCGCCAAGAGATTCAAATTGCTCCGTACCATCGCCAATTTGCGGCAAAAACGCTCGGGCAGCGAACGATGACGATTTTGGCCGGACCGCTCGCCAACTTTCTCTTGTCGCTCGTTGTCTTTATCATCATCGGTCTTTTGCAAGGCTATCCGGTCGACAAGCCGGTGATCGGCGAGCTGACGCCGGAAGGAGCGGCGCGCGCCGCCGGCTTGAAGCAAGGGGATGAAGTGATCGCCATTAACGGCGAACGGATGGAAACGTGGACGGAAATCGTCAACACGATTCGCGCCCATCCGGGAGAACCGCTTCAGTTTCAAATTGAGCGGAATGGGAAAGAACGGAGTGTGACGGTCACTCCGGAGGCGAAAACGGTGCAAGGGGAGACGATCGGCTTGATCGGCGTCTATCAGCCGATGGAAAAATCGGTGTTAGGCTCGATCAAGCAAGGGCTGATTGAGACGTACTACTGGACGCGGGAAATTGTAACAGGGATCGGCCAACTGATCACCGGCCATTTTCATCTCGACATGCTGTCCGGACCGGTCGGCATCGCCGTATCGACCGGGAAAGTTGCTGAGTCTGGGATCTACTACTTGATGAAATGGGGCGCGATTTTAAGCATCAACCTGGGGATTGTCAACTTGTTGCCATTGCCGGCGCTAGACGGCGGGCGGCTCCTCTTTTTCGCCATTGAAGCGGTGCGCGGCAAGCCGGTCGACCGGCAAAAAGAAGGAATGGTCCATTTTATCGGCTTCGCCCTGCTGATGTTGCTGATGCTTGTGGTGACATGGAATGACATTCAAAAATTTTTCCTATAG
- the dxr gene encoding 1-deoxy-D-xylulose-5-phosphate reductoisomerase, which translates to MKYISILGASGSIGTQALDVIRAHPDEFRLAAASVGKNIEAARRLIAEFSPSLVAVADRDAYEVLYREYRGRTTIVYGEEGLIEAAVCPQADVVVTAVVGSVGLVPTMKAIEAGKAIALANKETLVVAGHLVMAAAKRRGVPLLPVDSEHSAIFQCLQGEKLEHVEKLILTASGGSFRDKTRGELADVTVEEALRHPNWSMGAKITIDSATMMNKGFEVIEAHWLFGLPYERIEVVLHRESIIHSLVQFRDTSVLAQLGTPDMRVPIQYALAYPKRLPLPSAKPLDFISLGALHFAPVDFDRYRCLRLAYEAGKRGGSLPTVLNAANEEAVAAFLAGRIPFLAIEEWIERALERHRPVSDPQLEDIREIDADARAYVRSLLS; encoded by the coding sequence TTGAAATATATTAGTATATTAGGGGCGAGCGGATCGATCGGCACGCAGGCGCTCGATGTCATCCGCGCCCATCCGGACGAATTCCGCTTGGCCGCCGCATCGGTCGGGAAAAATATCGAGGCGGCGAGGCGGCTGATCGCTGAATTTTCCCCAAGTCTTGTCGCCGTCGCTGACCGTGATGCGTATGAAGTTCTTTATCGCGAGTACCGCGGGCGGACGACGATCGTGTACGGAGAGGAAGGATTGATTGAAGCAGCCGTTTGCCCACAAGCCGATGTTGTCGTCACCGCTGTCGTCGGCAGCGTCGGCCTTGTGCCGACGATGAAGGCGATTGAAGCGGGAAAAGCGATCGCCCTCGCCAACAAAGAGACGCTCGTTGTCGCCGGACATCTCGTCATGGCCGCAGCCAAGCGGCGCGGCGTGCCGCTGTTGCCGGTGGACAGCGAACACTCGGCTATTTTTCAATGTTTGCAAGGGGAAAAGTTGGAGCACGTCGAAAAACTGATTTTAACCGCATCCGGCGGCAGCTTCCGCGACAAGACGCGAGGAGAGCTCGCTGATGTGACGGTCGAAGAGGCGCTCCGCCATCCGAACTGGTCGATGGGGGCAAAAATTACGATTGATTCGGCGACCATGATGAATAAAGGATTTGAGGTCATTGAGGCTCATTGGCTGTTCGGGCTGCCGTATGAGCGGATTGAGGTTGTTTTGCATCGAGAAAGCATCATCCATTCGCTCGTTCAGTTCCGTGACACAAGTGTATTGGCGCAGCTTGGAACCCCGGATATGCGCGTTCCGATCCAATATGCGCTTGCGTATCCAAAGCGGTTGCCGCTCCCATCCGCCAAGCCGCTTGATTTCATCTCGCTTGGGGCGCTCCATTTCGCCCCGGTTGATTTCGACCGCTATCGCTGTTTGCGTCTCGCCTATGAGGCTGGCAAGCGCGGCGGCTCGCTGCCGACGGTGTTGAATGCGGCCAATGAGGAGGCGGTGGCGGCGTTTTTAGCCGGGCGCATTCCGTTTTTGGCCATCGAGGAGTGGATTGAACGCGCGCTCGAGCGCCATCGGCCAGTGAGCGATCCGCAGCTTGAGGACATTCGTGAAATCGATGCGGACGCGCGCGCCTACGTCCGCTCACTACTATCATAA
- a CDS encoding phosphatidate cytidylyltransferase: MKQRIITGVIAAALFLPIVIFGGFPFIIVTYILATIGLFELLRMKGMRLGSFAGTAGLIALWLLLVPARYGGEWVVSGAVKFGVIAALAFLLLVGTVVTKNALSFDEAAFVVLAVVYVGVGFFCFGAVRLVGFVYFVYALFVIWATDIGAYFFGRAFGRRKLWPEISPKKTVEGAIGGIASAAVVAEIYEWAAAPFGSLAAALGVALLLSAFGQLGDLIESAFKRHYGVKDSGGILPGHGGILDRFDSLLFVLPLLYILLAIAR, translated from the coding sequence ATGAAGCAGCGAATCATCACCGGAGTCATAGCGGCGGCGCTCTTTTTGCCGATTGTTATTTTTGGCGGATTTCCGTTTATAATAGTAACATATATATTGGCCACGATCGGGCTGTTTGAGTTGCTGCGTATGAAGGGGATGCGTCTTGGGTCGTTTGCCGGAACGGCTGGATTGATCGCCCTTTGGCTGCTGCTCGTTCCCGCCCGTTACGGCGGCGAGTGGGTGGTGTCCGGGGCCGTCAAGTTTGGCGTGATCGCCGCTTTGGCTTTTTTGTTGCTTGTCGGTACGGTCGTGACGAAAAATGCGCTCTCGTTCGATGAGGCGGCGTTTGTCGTTTTGGCGGTCGTCTATGTCGGCGTAGGGTTTTTCTGTTTCGGCGCTGTTCGTTTGGTTGGGTTCGTGTACTTCGTTTATGCCTTGTTTGTCATTTGGGCGACTGACATTGGGGCGTATTTCTTTGGCCGCGCGTTTGGCCGGCGCAAGCTATGGCCGGAGATCAGCCCCAAAAAAACGGTGGAAGGCGCCATCGGCGGCATCGCTTCCGCGGCTGTTGTCGCCGAGATTTACGAGTGGGCGGCGGCGCCGTTTGGCAGTTTGGCAGCCGCGCTTGGCGTCGCGTTGCTGCTGTCGGCGTTCGGTCAGCTCGGCGATTTGATCGAATCGGCATTTAAGCGCCATTACGGCGTGAAAGATTCCGGGGGGATTTTGCCGGGACATGGCGGCATTTTAGACCGGTTTGACAGCTTGCTGTTCGTGCTGCCGCTATTGTACATATTGCTTGCAATCGCACGATAA
- a CDS encoding isoprenyl transferase, translating into MFNKMRKTKEKDVPVTKEEVLRHPVPNHVAIIMDGNGRWAKKRALPRAAGHYEGMQVVRKITRFANELGIQILSLYAFSTENWKRPKSEVDYLMKLPEQFLTTFLPELVAENVKVQVIGHAEALPDHTRRAVEKAVKETSGNTGLVLNFALNYGSRAEITAAVKQIAKDVERGMLAPEDITEPLISSYLMTSGLADPDLLIRTSGEIRLSNFMLWQLAYTELWFTDVLWPDFTEQHFLEAIAAYQRRDRRFGGVSAR; encoded by the coding sequence ATGTTCAATAAAATGCGAAAAACAAAAGAGAAAGACGTCCCGGTGACGAAAGAAGAGGTGCTCAGGCATCCGGTGCCGAACCACGTCGCCATCATTATGGACGGAAACGGGAGATGGGCGAAAAAGCGGGCGCTGCCGAGGGCGGCCGGCCATTACGAAGGCATGCAGGTTGTGCGCAAAATCACTCGTTTTGCGAATGAGCTGGGGATTCAGATTTTGTCGCTTTACGCGTTTTCGACAGAAAACTGGAAACGTCCGAAAAGTGAAGTCGATTATTTGATGAAGCTGCCGGAACAGTTTTTGACGACGTTTCTTCCCGAGCTCGTCGCCGAAAATGTCAAAGTCCAAGTGATCGGTCATGCGGAGGCGCTGCCTGATCATACGCGCCGGGCGGTCGAGAAAGCCGTGAAGGAAACAAGCGGCAACACCGGCCTTGTGTTAAACTTTGCCCTTAATTATGGAAGCCGGGCGGAAATCACTGCCGCCGTAAAGCAGATCGCCAAAGACGTTGAACGCGGGATGCTCGCGCCGGAAGACATCACCGAGCCGCTCATTTCCTCGTACTTGATGACGAGCGGGCTCGCTGACCCTGACTTGCTCATCCGTACGAGCGGGGAGATTCGCTTGAGCAATTTCATGCTTTGGCAGTTGGCGTATACGGAACTTTGGTTTACGGATGTCTTATGGCCGGATTTTACGGAGCAACATTTCTTAGAGGCGATTGCCGCTTACCAGCGGCGCGACCGCCGATTTGGAGGAGTGTCAGCGCGATGA
- the frr gene encoding ribosome recycling factor — MAKQVIQQAKEKMDKAVQAFTRELASIRAGRANAGLLEKVTVDYYGVPTPINQLASISVPEARLLVIQPYDKSAIKEMEKAILASDLGLTPSNDGSVIRLVIPPLTEERRRELAKLVKKYSEDAKVAVRNIRRDANDELKKLEKNGEITEDELRSYTDEVQKLTDDHIAKIDAISKEKEKEVMEV, encoded by the coding sequence ATGGCAAAGCAAGTGATCCAACAGGCGAAAGAAAAGATGGATAAAGCGGTGCAAGCGTTCACCCGCGAGCTGGCAAGCATTCGCGCCGGGCGGGCGAACGCAGGGCTGCTTGAGAAAGTAACCGTTGACTATTACGGCGTGCCGACGCCAATCAACCAACTGGCCTCCATCAGCGTGCCGGAAGCGCGGCTGCTTGTCATTCAGCCGTACGACAAATCGGCCATTAAAGAAATGGAAAAAGCGATTTTAGCATCGGATTTAGGGCTGACGCCATCGAATGACGGATCCGTCATTCGTCTTGTCATTCCGCCGCTCACCGAGGAACGGCGCCGCGAGCTGGCGAAGCTTGTCAAAAAGTATTCAGAAGACGCGAAAGTCGCGGTGCGCAACATCCGCCGCGATGCGAACGATGAATTGAAAAAGCTCGAGAAAAACGGAGAGATTACGGAAGATGAGCTCCGCAGCTACACGGACGAAGTGCAAAAGCTGACCGATGACCACATCGCCAAAATTGACGCCATCTCAAAAGAAAAAGAAAAAGAAGTGATGGAAGTATAG
- the pyrH gene encoding UMP kinase: MEQPKYKRVVLKLSGEALAGKQGFGIQPAVIQSIAKQVKEVVELGVEVAIVVGGGNIWRGKTGSEMGMDRATADYMGMLATVMNALALQDSLEQLGVETRVQTSIEMRQVAEPYIRRRAIRHLEKKRVVIFAAGTGNPYFSTDTTAALRAAEIEADVILMAKNNVDGVYSADPNVDANAVKYDELSYLDVIKQGLGVMDSTASSLCMDNNIPLIVFSIMEEGNIKRAVLGENIGTIVRGK, from the coding sequence ATGGAACAGCCAAAATACAAACGCGTCGTGTTAAAGTTGAGCGGGGAAGCGCTCGCCGGAAAGCAAGGGTTTGGCATTCAACCGGCGGTCATTCAGTCGATCGCCAAACAAGTGAAAGAAGTTGTTGAACTGGGCGTCGAGGTCGCCATCGTCGTCGGCGGCGGCAACATTTGGCGTGGAAAAACGGGAAGCGAAATGGGCATGGACCGGGCGACGGCTGATTACATGGGCATGTTGGCGACGGTGATGAACGCCCTCGCCTTGCAGGACAGCCTTGAGCAGCTCGGTGTGGAAACGCGGGTGCAAACATCGATTGAAATGCGGCAAGTGGCCGAACCGTACATTCGCCGCCGGGCGATTCGCCATCTTGAGAAAAAACGAGTTGTCATTTTCGCCGCCGGCACAGGCAACCCGTACTTTTCGACCGATACGACCGCGGCGCTCAGGGCGGCGGAAATCGAGGCGGACGTCATTTTAATGGCGAAAAACAACGTCGATGGCGTCTACAGCGCCGACCCGAACGTCGACGCCAATGCGGTCAAATACGATGAGCTGTCGTACTTGGACGTCATCAAGCAAGGGCTCGGCGTCATGGATTCGACTGCTTCCTCGCTTTGCATGGACAACAACATTCCGCTCATCGTCTTCTCGATTATGGAAGAAGGCAATATTAAACGCGCTGTGTTAGGTGAAAACATCGGAACGATCGTAAGGGGGAAATAA
- the tsf gene encoding translation elongation factor Ts, with protein MAITAQMVKELREKTGAGMMDCKKALTETNGDMEKAIDWLREKGIAKAAKKADRIAAEGMAYIAVEGNTAVILEVNSETDFVAKNEAFQTLVKELAAHLLKQKPASLDEALGQTMDNGSTVQDYINEAIAKIGEKITLRRFAVVNKADGETFGAYLHMGGRIGVLTLLAGNASEDVAKDVAMHIAALHPKYVSRDDVPQEEIAHEREVLKQQALNEGKPEKIVEKMVEGRLNKFYEDVCLLEQAFVKNPDVTVRQYVESNGATVKQFIRYEVGEGLEKRQDNFAEEVMSQVRKQ; from the coding sequence ATGGCGATTACAGCACAAATGGTGAAAGAACTGCGCGAAAAAACAGGCGCAGGCATGATGGACTGCAAAAAGGCGCTCACCGAAACAAACGGTGACATGGAGAAAGCGATTGACTGGCTGCGCGAAAAAGGAATTGCCAAAGCGGCGAAAAAAGCGGACCGCATCGCGGCCGAAGGGATGGCGTACATCGCGGTGGAAGGCAATACCGCCGTCATTTTGGAAGTGAACTCGGAAACGGACTTCGTTGCGAAAAACGAAGCATTTCAAACGCTTGTCAAAGAGCTGGCCGCCCACTTGCTGAAACAAAAGCCGGCTTCGCTTGATGAAGCGCTTGGTCAAACGATGGACAACGGCTCGACCGTCCAAGACTACATCAACGAAGCGATTGCCAAAATTGGTGAAAAAATTACGCTTCGCCGCTTTGCCGTCGTCAATAAAGCGGACGGCGAAACGTTCGGTGCGTACTTGCACATGGGCGGGCGCATCGGCGTATTAACGTTATTAGCCGGCAATGCGAGCGAAGACGTCGCCAAAGATGTCGCCATGCACATTGCCGCACTTCATCCGAAATACGTCTCGCGCGACGACGTGCCGCAGGAAGAGATTGCGCATGAGCGTGAAGTATTGAAACAACAGGCATTGAACGAAGGCAAGCCGGAGAAAATCGTTGAAAAAATGGTCGAAGGCCGGCTGAACAAGTTTTACGAAGACGTCTGCCTGCTCGAGCAAGCGTTCGTGAAAAACCCGGATGTGACGGTGCGCCAATACGTCGAATCGAACGGAGCAACAGTCAAGCAGTTCATCCGTTATGAAGTCGGCGAAGGGCTCGAAAAACGCCAAGACAATTTCGCCGAAGAAGTCATGAGCCAAGTCAGAAAGCAATGA
- the rpsB gene encoding 30S ribosomal protein S2, translating to MSVISMKQLLEAGVHFGHQTRRWNPKMKKYIFTERNGIYIIDLQKTVKKVEEAYNFVRELAANGGKILFVGTKKQAQESVKEEAERCGMFYVNQRWLGGTLTNFATIQKRIKRLREIEKMEEDGTFDVLPKKEVIRLKKEKERLEKFLGGIKDMKELPDALFVIDPRKERIAVAEARKLNIPIIGIVDTNCDPDEIDYVIPANDDAIRAVKLLTSKIADAVLEAKQGEEAAVAAE from the coding sequence ATGTCGGTTATTTCGATGAAACAACTGCTTGAAGCTGGCGTCCACTTTGGACACCAGACGCGCCGTTGGAATCCGAAGATGAAAAAATACATTTTCACGGAGCGCAACGGCATCTATATCATCGACTTGCAAAAAACGGTGAAGAAAGTCGAGGAAGCATACAATTTCGTCCGCGAATTGGCGGCGAATGGCGGCAAAATTTTGTTCGTCGGCACGAAAAAACAAGCGCAAGAGTCGGTGAAGGAAGAAGCGGAACGCTGCGGCATGTTTTATGTCAACCAACGCTGGCTCGGCGGCACGCTGACGAACTTCGCTACGATCCAAAAGCGGATCAAACGGCTGCGTGAAATTGAAAAAATGGAAGAAGATGGAACGTTTGACGTTCTGCCGAAAAAAGAAGTCATTCGCTTGAAAAAAGAAAAAGAGCGTCTTGAGAAGTTTTTGGGCGGCATCAAAGACATGAAAGAGCTGCCGGATGCGTTGTTTGTCATCGACCCGCGCAAAGAGCGGATCGCGGTGGCGGAAGCGCGCAAGCTGAACATCCCGATCATCGGCATCGTCGACACGAACTGCGATCCGGATGAAATTGACTATGTCATTCCGGCCAACGACGACGCCATCCGCGCTGTTAAGCTGTTGACTTCGAAAATCGCCGACGCCGTGCTTGAGGCGAAACAAGGCGAAGAAGCGGCCGTCGCGGCAGAGTAA